The Meiothermus sp. CFH 77666 genome has a window encoding:
- the glmU gene encoding bifunctional UDP-N-acetylglucosamine diphosphorylase/glucosamine-1-phosphate N-acetyltransferase GlmU, whose protein sequence is MAHAVVILAAGLGTRMKSKLPKVLHPLLGKPLVGYCIDTAFASGAEKVVVVIGHGAERVRQTFEGYPNLHFVVQEQQLGTAHALAQAQPVLAGFQGPIVVTQGDTPLTRVETLTGLVAAMQAEGAGMALLTMRLDDPTGYGRILRDEQGQILGNVEQKDATLEQQAIREINPGVYCFDPTLWEKLKRVGNQNAAGEYYLPDLIRIYREAGQKVASVESKDTGELLGVNSRAQLAEVERVLLQRLRADWMNRGVRMIQPETIYLEPGVELAPDVTLWPGVILRGQTRLGEGVEVGAYSVLTDTVVEAGGKIKSHTVCDEAYVSSGADAGPFARLRPKAYLEEGAHVGNFVELKNARLGKRAKAGHLAYLGDAEVGEESNIGAGVITANYDGQRKHKTTIGKRVFVGSNSVLIAPVTLADGSFIAGGSGINQDVPEDALAIARERQRNIEGYMKRKRGEGS, encoded by the coding sequence ATGGCACATGCTGTGGTGATTCTTGCAGCGGGCCTGGGAACCCGCATGAAGTCCAAACTACCCAAAGTCCTGCACCCTTTGCTGGGAAAACCCCTGGTGGGCTACTGCATAGATACTGCCTTTGCCAGCGGAGCCGAAAAGGTGGTGGTGGTCATCGGCCACGGGGCCGAGCGGGTGCGTCAAACCTTCGAGGGCTACCCCAACCTGCACTTTGTGGTGCAGGAGCAACAACTGGGTACGGCCCACGCCCTGGCGCAGGCCCAGCCCGTGCTGGCAGGTTTCCAGGGCCCTATTGTGGTAACCCAGGGCGATACCCCCCTCACCCGGGTCGAGACCCTCACAGGCCTGGTGGCTGCCATGCAAGCCGAGGGAGCCGGGATGGCCCTGCTCACCATGCGCCTGGACGACCCCACCGGTTACGGACGCATCCTGCGAGACGAACAGGGCCAGATTCTGGGCAACGTCGAGCAAAAGGATGCCACCCTCGAGCAGCAGGCCATTCGGGAGATCAACCCTGGCGTCTATTGTTTTGACCCCACCCTGTGGGAAAAGCTAAAGCGGGTTGGGAACCAGAACGCTGCGGGCGAATACTACCTGCCCGATCTGATTCGTATTTACCGCGAGGCGGGTCAGAAGGTCGCATCTGTAGAGTCGAAGGACACCGGCGAGCTGCTGGGGGTGAACTCCCGCGCTCAACTGGCCGAAGTGGAAAGGGTGTTGCTCCAGCGCCTGCGGGCCGACTGGATGAACCGCGGGGTGCGGATGATTCAGCCCGAGACCATCTACCTAGAGCCTGGTGTGGAGCTGGCGCCGGACGTAACCCTGTGGCCGGGGGTGATTCTGCGGGGCCAAACCCGACTGGGCGAGGGGGTGGAGGTGGGGGCTTATTCGGTGCTCACCGATACGGTGGTCGAGGCGGGGGGCAAGATCAAGTCTCATACGGTTTGCGACGAGGCCTATGTCTCGAGCGGGGCCGATGCCGGGCCGTTTGCCCGCCTGCGGCCCAAGGCCTACCTGGAAGAGGGCGCCCACGTGGGCAACTTTGTTGAACTCAAGAATGCCCGCCTGGGCAAGCGGGCCAAAGCCGGGCACCTGGCCTACCTGGGCGATGCCGAGGTGGGGGAGGAGTCCAACATTGGCGCCGGGGTGATTACCGCCAACTACGATGGCCAGCGCAAACACAAGACCACCATCGGCAAGCGGGTGTTTGTGGGCTCCAACAGCGTTCTGATTGCACCCGTCACTCTGGCCGACGGCTCCTTTATTGCCGGTGGCAGCGGCATCAACCAGGACGTACCCGAGGACGCGCTGGCCATTGCCCGCGAACGCCAGCGAAACATTGAGGGTTACATGAAACGCAAACGGGGCGAGGGGTCTTAG
- a CDS encoding Lrp/AsnC family transcriptional regulator, translating into MTIDSKIMDDLSWKILELLQQNARMPFSEIGRQVGLSAPAVAERVRRMEEAGIIRGYQAVVDPGKLGYSLEVFIRAEVSHSNHDAAIRYISELPNVLEFWNLTGRDGYQIRAVFRSVQELEQMLNQKLGVYGTTTTALVLSKPVAFRILTKVQNS; encoded by the coding sequence ATGACCATAGATTCGAAAATCATGGATGATCTCTCCTGGAAAATCCTCGAGCTGCTCCAACAAAATGCCCGGATGCCTTTCAGCGAGATCGGACGGCAGGTGGGTTTATCGGCCCCTGCGGTGGCCGAGCGGGTGCGCCGCATGGAAGAAGCCGGGATTATTCGGGGATACCAGGCCGTAGTGGATCCCGGGAAGCTTGGCTATTCGCTCGAGGTCTTCATTCGCGCCGAGGTGTCCCACAGCAATCACGATGCAGCCATACGCTATATCTCAGAACTGCCCAACGTGCTCGAGTTCTGGAATCTGACCGGGCGCGATGGCTACCAGATTCGCGCCGTGTTCCGCTCGGTGCAGGAGTTAGAACAAATGCTCAACCAGAAACTGGGCGTCTATGGTACCACCACCACCGCCCTGGTACTCTCCAAGCCAGTGGCGTTCCGGATTCTGACCAAAGTACAAAATAGCTAG
- a CDS encoding glutaredoxin family protein: protein MGYVLISRKGCHLCEEAEALLKAQGIAYTFQDVDADEHLKKVYTFRVPVLLKEGKVLLEGKFTPERLARKVS from the coding sequence ATGGGGTATGTTCTCATCAGTCGGAAAGGTTGCCACCTCTGCGAGGAAGCCGAAGCCTTGCTGAAAGCGCAGGGCATCGCGTATACCTTTCAGGACGTAGATGCCGATGAGCACTTGAAAAAGGTCTATACCTTCCGGGTTCCGGTGCTGCTTAAAGAGGGCAAGGTGCTCTTAGAGGGCAAGTTTACACCGGAGCGCCTGGCCAGGAAGGTATCTTGA
- the lgt gene encoding prolipoprotein diacylglyceryl transferase encodes MDPILIEIGSLQIRWYGLFLVLAIFASFEIAKRILKGWGLDPDRFEQIAFWAVIWGVIGARVGYVLTSPGDFSSNPVSALYIWQGGLSFHGAIIGGLIPFIYHYYRHKIPVWAYLDAVVPGIAIGIAAGRLGNIMNGSDTVGRLTNWPIGFTWPASASGFPGVCPGINDISEVVRCAPEAIVRGPVHFTQLYGVLIGVVLLLLSIYWLRQNRAYGYVFWQFVLWYSVLRSVFEETFRLNPLWIKAYVNEQAGIGLFTATQIISVPLVIVAIVFLMRWKGQRENPPSPVGPVTVGPAPKPGSSRKHKKR; translated from the coding sequence GTGGATCCAATCCTGATCGAAATCGGTTCGCTGCAAATACGCTGGTATGGGCTTTTCCTGGTTCTGGCGATATTTGCTTCTTTCGAGATTGCCAAGCGAATTCTGAAGGGCTGGGGCCTTGACCCCGACCGCTTTGAGCAAATTGCCTTCTGGGCCGTTATCTGGGGGGTGATTGGGGCCAGGGTAGGTTATGTGCTAACCAGCCCCGGCGACTTCAGCAGTAACCCCGTTTCGGCCCTTTACATCTGGCAGGGAGGCCTTTCTTTCCACGGGGCCATTATTGGGGGCCTGATTCCCTTCATCTACCATTACTACCGTCATAAAATCCCGGTCTGGGCCTATCTGGATGCGGTAGTGCCGGGCATTGCGATTGGTATTGCGGCAGGGCGGTTGGGCAACATCATGAACGGCTCCGACACCGTGGGACGCCTGACCAACTGGCCCATTGGGTTCACCTGGCCGGCTTCGGCCAGCGGGTTTCCGGGGGTCTGCCCTGGCATCAACGATATCAGCGAGGTGGTTCGGTGTGCTCCAGAGGCCATTGTGCGCGGCCCGGTTCACTTCACCCAGCTTTATGGGGTCTTGATTGGGGTGGTGCTGCTACTCCTGTCTATCTACTGGTTGCGGCAGAACCGGGCCTACGGCTACGTTTTCTGGCAGTTTGTGCTCTGGTATAGCGTGTTGCGCTCGGTGTTCGAGGAGACCTTCCGCCTCAATCCACTGTGGATCAAGGCATATGTGAACGAACAAGCCGGTATCGGTCTTTTTACTGCAACCCAGATTATCTCGGTACCGCTGGTAATTGTGGCTATCGTCTTCCTGATGCGATGGAAGGGGCAGCGCGAGAACCCTCCCAGCCCGGTAGGGCCGGTTACGGTGGGGCCAGCGCCCAAGCCCGGCTCTTCCAGAAAGCACAAAAAACGTTAG
- a CDS encoding DUF502 domain-containing protein codes for MGSRLRRYFLTGLLSTLPIAVTVYVLVWVYNWSNNIIGSILRTVDAEPSRWLLPFLPILGIVATLGLVALVGALAGNYVGRLIFGAIDRSIKSIPLVREVYNAVQQISHTLLGQPEVQFQRAALVEYPRKGLYVLCFIASPEVGRRLSPLPEGYTVVLVPTSPVPASGMAIVVPTADVIPLDISIEDALKYVVSAGFILPDAKARQLTGTSSTTTKSQP; via the coding sequence ATGGGTTCCAGACTCCGTCGCTACTTCCTGACCGGTCTGCTTTCCACGCTTCCCATCGCCGTGACCGTTTATGTACTGGTATGGGTCTACAACTGGTCGAACAACATTATTGGAAGCATTTTACGTACAGTAGATGCAGAACCCTCCCGGTGGCTGTTGCCCTTCCTGCCGATTTTAGGAATTGTGGCAACCCTTGGACTGGTGGCGCTGGTAGGAGCGCTCGCCGGCAACTATGTTGGCCGGTTAATTTTCGGGGCCATTGACCGTAGCATCAAATCCATCCCGCTGGTACGCGAGGTGTACAACGCGGTTCAACAAATATCTCACACCTTGTTAGGGCAACCAGAGGTGCAGTTCCAGAGGGCTGCTCTGGTCGAGTATCCCCGCAAGGGCTTATATGTGCTCTGCTTTATCGCCAGCCCGGAGGTGGGGAGGAGACTGTCCCCCTTGCCGGAGGGCTACACCGTGGTGCTGGTTCCGACCAGCCCTGTACCGGCCTCGGGGATGGCCATAGTTGTCCCCACTGCAGACGTAATTCCGCTAGACATCAGCATCGAAGATGCGCTGAAGTATGTGGTTTCGGCAGGGTTCATTTTGCCAGACGCAAAAGCCAGACAACTGACCGGCACCAGCTCAACTACAACCAAGTCCCAACCCTAG
- the tatC gene encoding twin-arginine translocase subunit TatC gives MREAPLMEHLEELRNRLIWSIVAWAVMTAVAFTFRVQILEALRRPLDAYNASASLKAELIVLNITEPFLTAFKVAAFGGLALALPFIVYQIWAFIAPGLYAHERRLAVPFILGAGFSFALGAVFAYFVLLPFAVPFLLGFLGDVVTPQISIGMYMGQVVTFLALMGILFEMPVVSYLLARLGFLTSRFLMSNWRIAVVLLITLAALITPTVDVVNLSLVSIPLMVLYGFSILLVKWAERSRPKEVEPSAV, from the coding sequence ATGCGTGAAGCCCCTTTGATGGAACACCTCGAGGAGCTACGTAACCGCCTAATCTGGTCTATTGTGGCCTGGGCGGTTATGACGGCGGTAGCTTTTACCTTTCGAGTACAGATTTTGGAAGCCTTACGGCGCCCGCTGGATGCCTATAACGCGAGCGCCTCACTAAAAGCCGAACTCATTGTTCTGAACATCACCGAGCCTTTTCTTACCGCTTTCAAAGTGGCCGCCTTCGGCGGGCTGGCACTGGCTCTGCCATTCATTGTTTATCAAATCTGGGCCTTTATTGCACCGGGTTTGTACGCTCACGAGCGCAGGCTGGCGGTTCCCTTCATTCTGGGGGCGGGTTTTAGCTTTGCCCTGGGGGCGGTGTTTGCCTACTTTGTGCTGCTGCCCTTCGCTGTGCCCTTTTTGCTGGGTTTTTTGGGCGATGTGGTCACACCGCAAATCTCCATCGGGATGTACATGGGCCAGGTGGTGACGTTCCTGGCCCTGATGGGCATTCTCTTCGAGATGCCGGTGGTGAGCTACCTGTTGGCCCGCCTGGGCTTTCTCACCAGCCGTTTCCTGATGAGCAACTGGCGCATTGCAGTGGTGCTTCTCATCACGCTGGCAGCCCTGATCACACCTACTGTGGATGTGGTCAATCTAAGCCTGGTCTCCATCCCCCTGATGGTGCTCTATGGTTTTTCAATTCTGCTGGTCAAGTGGGCAGAACGCAGCCGCCCCAAAGAAGTTGAGCCCAGTGCTGTCTGA
- a CDS encoding 4Fe-4S dicluster domain-containing protein: protein MGLFDNLVGAFLKLTDPTPEYTGPRCLLERNSVGGCDKCQQVCPHQAINLQAFTVEIDEVKCTSCGLCTAVCPGLALEFPLGPIQEKLHRGRGQLRCSKAPGAGDEIHCLGQLTPGVLAESGSRYGLLTLAHGDCASCKIGGPSIPERVQWAVEEGKKYFPGLEVHLQQDALRGAEVGRREFFGAMFGGAKRSAAELVPNLPLPQPETYEDKRADHPAELRLRRVAAHRASAVRWPRIAVAEGCTLCPVCTNVCPTKAVERERDAVEGLSEEYVLKLNVSACTGCGACVESCPPQVISMVEASREEVLGEPLELYRGTPPWYDL, encoded by the coding sequence GTGGGACTTTTTGACAATTTAGTGGGGGCTTTCCTCAAACTAACCGACCCTACGCCGGAATATACCGGGCCGCGTTGCCTGCTCGAGCGCAACAGCGTGGGGGGGTGCGACAAGTGCCAGCAGGTCTGCCCGCATCAGGCCATTAATTTGCAAGCCTTCACGGTTGAAATAGACGAGGTGAAGTGCACCAGCTGCGGGCTGTGCACCGCAGTTTGCCCAGGTCTGGCGCTGGAGTTCCCGCTTGGCCCCATTCAGGAGAAGCTGCACCGGGGGCGGGGCCAGCTTAGATGCTCCAAAGCGCCTGGGGCAGGCGACGAAATTCATTGTCTGGGACAACTCACACCAGGAGTCTTGGCCGAATCGGGTTCCCGTTATGGCTTGCTTACCCTGGCCCACGGCGACTGTGCAAGCTGCAAAATCGGCGGCCCTTCCATTCCCGAACGGGTGCAGTGGGCGGTGGAGGAGGGGAAAAAGTATTTTCCGGGGCTCGAGGTGCACCTGCAGCAAGATGCGCTACGCGGGGCGGAGGTGGGCCGCCGGGAGTTTTTTGGGGCCATGTTTGGCGGGGCCAAGCGTTCCGCCGCAGAACTGGTACCCAACCTGCCTTTACCCCAGCCGGAAACCTACGAAGATAAACGCGCAGATCATCCCGCCGAGTTGCGTTTGCGCAGGGTGGCGGCTCATCGCGCTAGCGCAGTACGCTGGCCCCGGATTGCCGTGGCTGAGGGGTGTACGTTGTGCCCGGTTTGCACCAATGTGTGTCCTACCAAGGCGGTTGAGCGTGAACGCGACGCCGTGGAGGGGCTGAGCGAAGAGTACGTCTTGAAGCTGAATGTGTCGGCCTGTACAGGCTGTGGGGCCTGTGTGGAGAGCTGCCCTCCGCAGGTCATTTCGATGGTCGAAGCCAGCCGGGAGGAGGTGCTGGGCGAGCCGCTCGAGCTCTACCGGGGTACGCCTCCCTGGTACGACCTCTAG
- a CDS encoding response regulator, protein MQSDKILVVTSSLTLRALLELAIEEQGVEAQFFEKAQEGLDFLKAHTPRAIVLDDGIEIDPFSIASRLKMSRRLREVPVILFIGDSDDRTKLTAEFARVEHVISKPVDRKAFASILRNLPQQQPSI, encoded by the coding sequence GTGCAAAGTGACAAAATTTTGGTGGTTACCTCGAGCCTGACCCTGCGTGCCTTGCTCGAGCTGGCCATCGAGGAGCAGGGTGTGGAAGCTCAATTTTTTGAGAAAGCCCAGGAAGGTCTGGATTTTCTCAAAGCCCATACACCCCGCGCGATTGTGCTGGATGATGGAATTGAAATTGACCCCTTTTCCATTGCTTCCCGCCTGAAAATGAGCCGTCGGTTGCGGGAAGTGCCGGTAATACTTTTCATCGGTGATAGCGATGATCGCACCAAGCTTACGGCTGAATTTGCTCGAGTGGAGCATGTAATCTCCAAACCGGTAGACCGGAAAGCCTTTGCCAGCATCCTGCGGAACCTTCCCCAGCAACAGCCCAGCATCTAG
- a CDS encoding transglycosylase domain-containing protein, whose protein sequence is MRRLLQIVRVVFIAGFLGATGAAGYVAWLLLRDLPSLETLDDLRFTATSTFYTRDGIPIADLASVEDGRAIARQLVRLSEVSPAAAVAVVVSEDQRFFKHYGIDFIRLFGGLYYSLRGDLQGGSTITTQVVKNTLLRDLAFERRSISGLERKLKEFPLAIQIERRYSKEEILEMYLNVVPWGGNAQGIWAAAQAYFGKEPSELNLAEGAYLAILLPAPNPRYLDYASTRRRMKVLLGNMVTEGWVSQAEADAAWRYKLVPKGWEVAYDDNGNLKSAKLIDPSVRIVPERNVRLAPYFVYEVQRYLKEKIGSDKLREQGGLRIITTLDLKMQTAAEKAVVGRRLPDQAQLALVGLEPNSGEVLAMVGARPGTEGEFNRATQAWRSPGSAIKPFTYGVALEAGWTQATTVRDSPVEYPTPRGVWRPKNFDGRYLDRPVSLRYALDRSLNLPAIRTAEAIGVQRLGDKLRAAGFRLTGNMAVLANSIGGGADITPIGLAAAYASFVNGGYWVEPRLVLRVEDSNGRVIYQPETKKVLLWTPQVAYQIWDMLKGYVYDVPPGFRTSLAWEARIPGRIVGGKTGTSDNAVDLWFAGATRGLVATLWVGRDDHKPQRMGGVEPSSSMVNPPIWRDFVEQALRGRPAGDFPQPSGLVLANFDLLTGNDSSSGVAALFPARQVQRTQAVVRDAPPQPTYISRPGPVVASTNAYQTIAVDRGTNCLASPQTPTERVIWLQVPDGRVNDYRCN, encoded by the coding sequence GTGCGTAGATTGCTCCAGATTGTGCGGGTTGTGTTCATTGCCGGATTTTTGGGAGCTACGGGGGCTGCGGGCTACGTGGCCTGGCTCCTGCTGCGCGACTTGCCCAGCCTCGAGACCCTCGACGACCTGCGATTTACCGCGACCTCGACCTTCTATACCCGCGATGGCATCCCGATTGCCGACCTGGCCTCGGTGGAGGATGGGCGGGCCATTGCCCGGCAACTGGTTCGCCTGAGCGAAGTGTCGCCTGCGGCGGCAGTGGCGGTGGTGGTTTCAGAGGATCAGCGCTTCTTCAAACACTACGGCATAGACTTCATCCGCCTGTTTGGGGGTCTGTACTACTCCTTACGCGGCGACCTGCAAGGGGGCTCGACCATTACTACCCAGGTGGTCAAAAATACCTTGCTGCGCGATCTGGCCTTCGAACGCCGAAGCATCAGTGGCCTCGAGCGCAAACTCAAGGAATTTCCCCTGGCGATCCAGATTGAACGCCGCTACTCCAAGGAGGAAATCCTGGAGATGTACCTCAATGTGGTGCCCTGGGGGGGCAATGCCCAGGGCATCTGGGCAGCCGCTCAGGCCTACTTTGGCAAGGAACCCTCCGAACTCAACCTGGCTGAAGGGGCCTACCTGGCCATTTTGTTGCCAGCCCCCAACCCCCGCTATCTGGACTACGCCTCTACCCGGCGTCGTATGAAGGTGTTGCTCGGCAACATGGTGACCGAAGGATGGGTTAGCCAGGCCGAGGCCGACGCAGCCTGGCGCTACAAGCTGGTGCCCAAGGGCTGGGAAGTGGCCTACGACGACAATGGCAACCTCAAGAGCGCCAAACTGATAGACCCCAGTGTGCGTATTGTGCCGGAACGCAACGTCCGGCTGGCCCCTTATTTTGTTTACGAGGTACAGCGCTACCTGAAGGAAAAAATCGGTTCTGACAAGCTTCGAGAGCAGGGGGGGTTGCGCATCATCACCACCCTTGACCTGAAGATGCAGACCGCTGCCGAGAAGGCCGTAGTGGGTCGCCGCCTGCCCGACCAGGCCCAGTTGGCGCTGGTGGGCCTCGAGCCCAACTCGGGCGAGGTGCTGGCCATGGTAGGAGCACGTCCCGGTACGGAAGGCGAGTTCAATCGGGCTACCCAGGCCTGGCGCAGTCCCGGCTCAGCCATCAAGCCCTTTACCTATGGCGTGGCCCTCGAAGCGGGCTGGACCCAGGCCACCACCGTGCGCGATTCCCCCGTTGAGTACCCCACCCCACGCGGGGTCTGGCGACCCAAAAACTTCGACGGACGGTATCTGGATCGTCCGGTCAGCCTCCGCTACGCCCTGGATCGTTCGTTGAACTTACCGGCCATTCGTACCGCCGAGGCCATTGGGGTACAGCGCCTGGGGGACAAGCTACGGGCTGCCGGGTTTCGCCTGACCGGCAACATGGCCGTGCTGGCTAACTCAATTGGTGGGGGGGCCGATATTACCCCTATCGGACTGGCAGCCGCCTACGCCAGCTTTGTCAACGGGGGTTACTGGGTTGAGCCGCGCCTGGTGTTGCGGGTTGAAGATAGCAATGGCCGGGTGATCTACCAGCCCGAAACCAAAAAGGTACTCCTCTGGACCCCGCAAGTGGCCTACCAGATCTGGGACATGCTCAAGGGCTACGTCTACGATGTTCCCCCCGGTTTTCGCACCAGCCTGGCCTGGGAGGCTCGCATTCCCGGACGCATTGTGGGCGGTAAGACCGGCACCAGCGACAATGCAGTGGATTTGTGGTTTGCCGGAGCTACCCGAGGGCTTGTTGCTACGCTTTGGGTGGGCCGCGATGACCACAAGCCCCAACGCATGGGAGGCGTCGAGCCGAGCAGCTCGATGGTTAATCCTCCTATCTGGCGCGATTTTGTAGAACAGGCCTTGCGGGGCCGCCCTGCCGGCGACTTTCCTCAGCCTTCGGGGCTGGTTCTGGCCAATTTCGACCTGCTAACCGGTAACGACAGCTCGAGTGGGGTTGCTGCGCTCTTTCCAGCCCGCCAGGTGCAGCGCACTCAGGCGGTTGTGCGGGACGCACCCCCTCAGCCTACCTACATCTCGCGGCCTGGTCCGGTGGTTGCCAGCACCAATGCCTATCAAACCATCGCAGTGGATCGGGGTACTAACTGCCTGGCCTCGCCCCAGACCCCTACCGAACGGGTGATATGGCTGCAAGTACCGGATGGCCGCGTCAACGATTATCGGTGCAACTAG
- a CDS encoding DUF456 family protein, translated as MNAFADWLFVVVWIVALFATFIPVAPAGFIIVGTALLHELLVGFGEISLPVWVALAVLTVLSSLVDNIAGALGAKHFGGSRQGVWGAFIGGIMGIFVLPPLGLFLMPLVGAYVGELVAGRSAEAALRGAWGAVLGLLGGLAGKFLIHLLMGVLVIQAIF; from the coding sequence GTGAATGCCTTTGCCGATTGGCTTTTTGTGGTGGTGTGGATAGTGGCGCTATTTGCCACCTTTATCCCGGTGGCGCCTGCCGGATTCATCATCGTGGGGACGGCCTTGCTGCACGAACTGTTGGTGGGGTTTGGCGAGATTTCCCTTCCGGTCTGGGTTGCTCTGGCAGTTTTGACGGTTTTATCTTCGCTGGTGGACAATATCGCAGGCGCGTTGGGGGCCAAACACTTCGGAGGCAGCCGACAGGGAGTATGGGGTGCATTTATAGGGGGCATTATGGGTATTTTTGTACTGCCCCCGCTGGGGTTGTTTCTGATGCCCTTGGTGGGCGCCTATGTGGGTGAACTGGTGGCGGGCCGTTCTGCCGAGGCTGCCTTGCGCGGAGCCTGGGGGGCTGTACTGGGCTTGCTGGGAGGGCTGGCGGGAAAATTTTTGATTCACCTGCTGATGGGGGTTCTGGTTATCCAGGCCATTTTTTAG
- a CDS encoding twin-arginine translocase TatA/TatE family subunit, translating into MNLGMTEILIILLIALLLFGPRKLPELGRSLGQSIREFQRGAKSIREEFEKAADVKEFKEIKEEISKPLEEIKKPLEAREESKS; encoded by the coding sequence ATGAACCTGGGAATGACGGAAATCCTGATCATCTTGCTGATTGCCTTGCTGCTTTTTGGCCCGCGCAAGTTGCCCGAACTGGGGCGTAGCCTGGGGCAGAGTATCCGCGAGTTCCAGCGGGGCGCCAAAAGCATCCGCGAGGAGTTTGAAAAAGCCGCCGACGTGAAGGAGTTCAAAGAAATCAAGGAAGAAATCAGCAAGCCTCTGGAGGAGATCAAGAAACCCCTCGAGGCCAGGGAAGAATCTAAATCCTGA
- a CDS encoding bifunctional 3-deoxy-7-phosphoheptulonate synthase/chorismate mutase yields MDQRIADLRKQVDQINRELLRLLSDRGKLVSEIGRVQTELGLAHYDPKREDEMLAYLTRENPGPYPDETIKRLFKEIFKASLDLEEQQDKQKFLYSRQVKPEDTTVKVGEVVFGQGKVLVAGPCSIESEEQLLATAKYLSGYGIKVLRGGAYKPRTSPYGFQGMGEPALKLGRQAADAHGMVFVTEVMDTRDVELVAQYADILQVGTRNAQNFALLREVGKANKPVLLKRGFAQTIEEWFYSAEYILSQGNAEVILCERGIRTYEKWTRNTLDLSAAILAKQLTHLPVIVDVTHAAGRRDLLAPLARAALAAGLDGVHVEVHPNPKVALSDNEQQLDFAQFEQFMKAIEDLMPKETSRV; encoded by the coding sequence ATGGATCAGCGCATTGCAGACCTGCGTAAACAAGTGGATCAGATCAACCGCGAACTGCTCCGGTTGCTTTCCGATCGGGGGAAGCTGGTGAGCGAGATTGGGCGGGTGCAGACCGAGCTGGGGCTGGCCCACTACGACCCCAAGCGCGAAGACGAGATGCTGGCTTATCTCACCAGAGAAAACCCCGGCCCCTACCCTGACGAGACCATCAAGCGGCTGTTCAAGGAAATTTTCAAAGCCTCGCTGGATCTGGAAGAGCAGCAGGACAAGCAAAAATTCCTCTATTCACGGCAGGTCAAGCCCGAGGACACCACCGTGAAGGTGGGGGAGGTGGTTTTTGGGCAGGGTAAGGTGCTGGTGGCCGGGCCTTGCTCCATCGAATCGGAAGAGCAACTGTTGGCAACCGCCAAGTATCTGTCGGGCTATGGCATCAAGGTGTTGCGAGGCGGCGCTTACAAACCCCGTACCTCCCCTTACGGTTTCCAGGGGATGGGGGAACCCGCCCTGAAGCTGGGTCGTCAGGCGGCTGATGCCCATGGCATGGTGTTTGTAACGGAGGTGATGGACACCCGCGATGTGGAGCTTGTAGCCCAGTATGCCGACATTCTGCAGGTGGGCACCCGCAACGCCCAGAATTTCGCCTTGCTGCGCGAAGTGGGCAAGGCCAACAAGCCGGTTTTGCTCAAACGAGGTTTTGCCCAGACCATCGAAGAGTGGTTCTACAGCGCCGAATACATCCTTTCGCAGGGCAACGCCGAGGTGATTTTGTGTGAGCGGGGTATCCGCACCTATGAAAAATGGACGCGCAATACCCTCGATCTCTCGGCGGCCATACTGGCTAAACAACTGACCCACCTGCCGGTGATAGTGGACGTAACCCATGCCGCCGGGCGGCGCGACCTGCTGGCCCCGCTGGCCAGGGCGGCCCTGGCGGCGGGTCTGGATGGGGTTCACGTTGAGGTGCACCCCAACCCCAAAGTGGCCCTTTCCGACAACGAGCAGCAACTCGACTTTGCCCAGTTCGAGCAGTTCATGAAGGCGATCGAAGACCTGATGCCGAAAGAGACCTCGAGGGTCTAG